From a single Okeanomitos corallinicola TIOX110 genomic region:
- a CDS encoding transposase, translating into MQVVERHIIQRNHPHYQEIDKLCFAAKNLYNYANFHIRQSFIFTQKYLDYNCLAKQLKATESYRVLPAKVAQQVLLGLHRNWLSFFAAIKAYAEDKSKFLGRPKLPKYKHKEKGRHLLVYTAQAVSKPKMKSGLIHLSQTQIHIPTKVDYCYLNQVRIVPKIDHYVVEVVYEKEETDYGLDPNSIAAIDLGIDNLATLTSNQPGFIPVLVSGRIIKSINRYYNQRKANLQSLLPAHQKTSKRLQSLTKKRNFRVDDYLHKASRLIINHLVKCGIGTLVIGQNPLWKQNGNLGSRNNQNFVCIPHTRFVQQLSYKAKLVGINVLVSEESYTSVASFLDQDVIPTYGKVDSKEVKFSGRRIKSKLYRAGNGLLIHADVNGSLNILRKVVPTAFSLGIEGVVVRPVGVIPGKRKA; encoded by the coding sequence ATGCAAGTAGTCGAGCGGCATATCATTCAAAGAAATCATCCCCATTATCAGGAGATTGATAAATTGTGTTTTGCTGCCAAAAACCTCTACAATTATGCTAACTTTCACATTCGCCAAAGTTTTATCTTTACTCAAAAATATCTTGACTACAATTGTTTAGCAAAACAATTAAAAGCGACAGAATCATACCGAGTCTTACCAGCGAAAGTTGCCCAACAAGTATTATTAGGATTACATCGCAACTGGTTAAGTTTTTTTGCAGCAATTAAAGCTTATGCAGAAGATAAATCTAAATTTTTAGGTAGACCGAAATTACCCAAATATAAACACAAAGAAAAAGGCAGACATTTATTAGTTTACACAGCCCAAGCAGTGAGTAAACCCAAAATGAAATCTGGGTTGATTCATCTGTCACAAACACAGATTCACATTCCTACAAAAGTAGACTATTGTTATCTCAATCAGGTAAGAATTGTTCCCAAGATTGACCATTATGTAGTAGAAGTTGTCTATGAAAAAGAGGAAACAGATTATGGTTTAGACCCTAATTCCATAGCAGCGATTGATTTAGGAATAGATAATCTAGCAACCTTAACATCAAACCAGCCGGGATTTATACCAGTTCTGGTTTCCGGGCGGATTATCAAATCAATTAATCGTTATTATAATCAAAGAAAAGCCAATTTACAATCTTTACTACCTGCACATCAAAAGACATCTAAACGACTACAAAGTTTAACTAAAAAACGGAATTTTCGAGTAGATGATTATCTGCATAAAGCCAGTCGGTTAATTATTAACCATTTAGTCAAGTGTGGGATTGGGACTTTAGTAATAGGTCAAAATCCCTTGTGGAAACAGAATGGGAATTTGGGCAGTAGAAATAATCAAAACTTTGTTTGTATTCCCCATACTCGATTTGTACAGCAGTTGAGTTATAAAGCGAAATTAGTGGGGATAAATGTATTGGTTTCTGAGGAGTCTTACACTTCTGTAGCTTCTTTTTTAGACCAAGATGTGATTCCTACTTATGGCAAAGTTGACTCGAAAGAAGTTAAATTTAGTGGTCGCAGAATCAAAAGTAAACTTTATAGAGCAGGTAATGGTTTATTGATTCATGCTGATGTCAATGGTAGTTTGAATATTTTACGTAAAGTAGTCCCGACAGCATTTAGTCTAGGGATAGAGGGCGTTGTAGTTCGCCCTGTCGGGGTTATTCCCGGCAAACGAAAGGCATGA
- a CDS encoding LLM class flavin-dependent oxidoreductase, with protein MKTGLFCNYENHHQDARRAIFEQVLLVKQAENLGFEEAWVSEHHFNPSNLSPSMLLLMAHLAGVTSTIRLGTGAVLLPFYNPIRVAEDIATLDNLCSGRLAFGVAKGGPFPQQNQHFGVSIKDSRGRMLEAIALIQKLLYETDVSFNGQFYQCDNLTVHPQPLQKPIPVYIASGDDEVIRYAAENSFGLMGGPPFALTRLRNTISKYREINHSGADKFLLARFFFVAKTYDEAVSEALPFIQKFSQKMIANSTQIMQNSPHPQKSYDPTNICYEVDYLLENSIIGDVQTCRDRIKKFQDELNLGTIALKPSSLSLQKNIESLQCYNQEVRNYV; from the coding sequence ATGAAAACAGGACTTTTCTGCAATTACGAAAATCATCACCAAGATGCTCGTCGCGCCATCTTTGAACAAGTTTTACTGGTAAAACAGGCGGAAAACTTGGGTTTTGAAGAAGCTTGGGTGAGTGAACATCATTTTAATCCATCCAATCTTAGCCCGTCCATGTTGCTGTTAATGGCACATTTGGCAGGTGTTACTTCCACTATTCGTTTAGGAACAGGAGCGGTTTTATTACCGTTTTATAACCCCATTCGGGTGGCGGAAGATATTGCGACATTGGATAATCTTTGTAGTGGTAGATTAGCTTTTGGGGTAGCGAAAGGGGGTCCTTTTCCTCAACAAAATCAACATTTTGGGGTATCAATAAAAGACTCCCGTGGGAGAATGCTGGAAGCGATCGCATTGATTCAAAAGCTATTATATGAAACTGATGTATCATTTAATGGACAATTCTATCAATGTGATAATTTAACAGTTCATCCTCAACCACTACAAAAACCCATTCCTGTGTATATTGCCAGTGGTGATGATGAAGTAATTCGATATGCTGCGGAAAACTCTTTTGGTTTAATGGGGGGTCCACCTTTTGCACTAACCAGATTGAGAAATACAATCAGCAAATATCGAGAAATCAATCATAGTGGTGCAGATAAATTTCTGTTAGCAAGGTTCTTTTTTGTAGCTAAAACCTATGATGAAGCGGTGAGTGAAGCCTTACCATTCATTCAGAAATTTAGCCAAAAAATGATCGCCAATTCCACTCAAATCATGCAGAATAGTCCCCATCCCCAAAAATCCTATGATCCAACAAATATCTGTTATGAAGTAGACTATTTGTTAGAGAATTCGATTATTGGGGATGTTCAAACCTGCCGCGACAGAATCAAAAAATTTCAAGACGAATTAAATCTAGGCACAATAGCACTCAAACCCTCATCCTTATCTCTGCAAAAAAATATTGAGAGTTTGCAGTGCTACAACCAAGAGGTAAGAAATTATGTCTAA
- a CDS encoding DUF4330 domain-containing protein: protein MPILDSKGRLFGKINILDLGAALVILMVIVGIFIFPGTSGSVAEVGIKTVPIEVDLVVRGLNVRDPERLSAQGFTKGGKTNVIIRNQPYGQIAIKSIQELERTITVPQPDGSVKELPDPRSNNFSTDFILTLEGEAKVTKTGPVLGNSKVKIGMPFELEGFNYNFNSSVIDVRLLEK, encoded by the coding sequence ATGCCAATTTTAGATTCTAAAGGTCGTTTATTCGGTAAAATTAACATACTTGATTTGGGTGCTGCGCTAGTCATCCTCATGGTTATAGTTGGCATCTTTATATTTCCGGGAACTTCCGGTTCTGTAGCTGAAGTTGGCATAAAAACTGTACCCATAGAAGTAGATTTAGTAGTACGTGGACTAAATGTTCGTGATCCTGAGCGGTTATCTGCACAAGGATTTACCAAAGGTGGCAAAACAAATGTAATTATCCGTAATCAACCCTACGGACAAATTGCCATTAAATCCATTCAAGAACTAGAAAGGACTATCACCGTTCCCCAACCCGATGGTTCAGTTAAAGAATTACCAGATCCCAGATCAAATAACTTTAGTACAGATTTTATTTTGACCCTAGAAGGTGAAGCTAAAGTCACTAAAACTGGGCCTGTTTTAGGTAATAGCAAAGTTAAAATCGGAATGCCTTTTGAATTAGAAGGTTTTAACTACAACTTCAACTCTTCTGTGATTGATGTTCGTTTACTAGAAAAATAG
- a CDS encoding metallophosphoesterase family protein — protein MSDTNPRRIIIGDVHGYYQGLMKLFQEIAPTSEDQVYFLGDLIDRGPESAQVVDFVKQNNYPCLLGNHEQMLLSALSGGFSSNQTIQSWLFSGGQATITSYKTSQIPQDHIEWLKNLPTYLDLGDVWLTHAGVDPNKTVSEQTAEELCWIRDEFHSMELPYFTNKLIIVGHTITFTLPGVSPGELAQGEGWLDIDTGAYHPRSGWLTGLDINNQLVYQVNVFNNQVRTLPLEKAVSKVDPTKIRVGSRRRQRV, from the coding sequence ATGAGCGACACTAACCCACGCAGGATTATTATAGGTGACGTACATGGTTACTATCAAGGTTTAATGAAACTTTTCCAAGAAATTGCACCCACATCAGAAGATCAAGTGTATTTTCTCGGAGATTTGATAGATCGCGGTCCAGAAAGCGCACAGGTAGTAGATTTTGTCAAACAAAATAACTATCCTTGTTTGCTCGGTAATCATGAGCAGATGCTTTTAAGTGCGTTAAGTGGTGGTTTTAGTTCTAACCAAACAATTCAATCATGGCTGTTTAGTGGTGGACAAGCAACCATTACCAGTTATAAGACATCCCAAATACCTCAAGACCATATAGAATGGTTAAAAAATCTACCAACATACTTAGATTTAGGAGATGTGTGGTTAACTCATGCAGGTGTAGATCCTAACAAAACGGTTTCCGAGCAAACCGCTGAGGAATTGTGCTGGATACGTGATGAATTTCATAGTATGGAATTGCCATATTTTACCAATAAGTTAATTATTGTCGGTCATACTATTACTTTTACCCTACCTGGAGTTTCACCTGGGGAGTTAGCACAAGGGGAAGGTTGGTTAGATATTGATACTGGTGCTTATCATCCCCGCAGTGGTTGGTTAACGGGATTAGATATTAACAATCAATTGGTTTATCAAGTCAATGTTTTTAATAATCAAGTACGGACTTTACCGCTGGAAAAAGCTGTGAGTAAAGTTGATCCTACAAAAATTAGAGTTGGTAGTCGTCGCCGACAAAGAGTTTAA
- a CDS encoding DUF2470 domain-containing protein — MSDQFSPEISSRICKHMNEDHVDAVMIYAQAFGNVENATKAEMLSIDAQGMNLTVQVNGKIVPVRIQFDHTLADAEDAHQTLIAMVKQGRTKSQ, encoded by the coding sequence ATGTCTGATCAATTTTCTCCAGAAATTAGCTCTCGTATCTGTAAACACATGAACGAAGATCATGTAGATGCGGTGATGATATACGCACAGGCTTTTGGAAATGTCGAAAATGCCACAAAAGCTGAGATGCTATCAATTGATGCTCAAGGAATGAATTTAACTGTACAGGTGAATGGAAAAATAGTACCTGTCCGTATTCAATTTGACCATACCTTAGCTGATGCTGAAGATGCTCACCAAACTTTAATTGCGATGGTGAAACAAGGAAGGACAAAATCTCAGTAA
- a CDS encoding M48 family metalloprotease — MINWNGLLKSYRLWRRRLVYPVISLLVAVSLCLTTPVQTQAIELLPFLLRGVQVFQLSNLSPRQEFDLGTQMNDQLRQEVRISRNQQLTSYIQSIGRRLVENSSDRRDIPYTFQVVEDKSVNAFATTGGYVYINTGLIETAENEAELASVMGHEIGHIKGRHLVNQMRQSAIASGVATAAGLDRNKAVGIGVDLALNRPRSRKDEYDADNIGLRLLTDAGYAQSGIVSFMKKLEGRSSVPTFLSTHPGASDRVKSLERQIQLQPSNNNYGLDKAAYKARVRSMLY, encoded by the coding sequence ATGATTAACTGGAATGGATTGTTAAAAAGTTATCGTTTATGGCGACGACGTTTAGTTTATCCTGTTATTTCTCTACTCGTCGCTGTGAGTTTATGTTTAACTACTCCTGTGCAAACTCAGGCCATAGAGTTATTACCTTTTTTATTGAGAGGTGTACAAGTATTTCAATTGTCCAATCTCTCTCCCCGTCAAGAATTTGATCTTGGGACACAGATGAATGATCAGCTGCGTCAAGAGGTAAGAATTTCTAGAAATCAGCAGTTAACTAGCTATATACAGAGTATAGGCAGAAGATTGGTAGAAAATAGTAGCGATCGCCGTGATATTCCCTACACTTTCCAGGTTGTTGAAGACAAATCTGTCAATGCGTTTGCAACTACTGGTGGTTATGTTTATATAAATACAGGTTTAATAGAAACTGCGGAAAATGAGGCAGAATTAGCCAGTGTGATGGGACATGAAATAGGTCACATCAAGGGAAGACATTTAGTTAACCAAATGCGACAAAGTGCGATCGCCTCTGGTGTTGCTACTGCTGCGGGCTTAGACAGAAACAAAGCCGTAGGTATTGGTGTAGATTTAGCTCTGAATCGTCCCCGTAGTCGTAAGGATGAATACGATGCAGACAATATAGGTTTAAGACTGTTAACTGATGCTGGTTATGCTCAGTCAGGGATAGTTTCTTTTATGAAAAAATTAGAGGGAAGAAGTTCAGTTCCGACGTTTTTAAGTACCCATCCAGGAGCGAGCGATCGCGTTAAGTCCTTAGAAAGACAAATCCAACTTCAACCCAGTAATAACAACTATGGTTTAGATAAGGCCGCTTATAAAGCTAGGGTTCGTTCCATGTTGTATTAG
- a CDS encoding succinate dehydrogenase/fumarate reductase flavoprotein subunit, with amino-acid sequence MLEHDVIIVGGGLAGCQAALEIARTDPSLKVAVVAKTHPIRSHSVAAQGGMAASLKNVDPEDSWEAHAFDTVKGSDYLADQDAVAILTQEAPDVVIDLEHLGVLFSRLPDGRIAQRAFGGHSHNRTCYAADKTGHAILHELVNNLRHHGVQIYQEWYVMRLILEDGQAKGLVMFHLLDGHIEVVRAKAVMFATGGYGRVYNTTSNDYACTGDGLAMTAMAGLPLEDMEFVQFHPTGLYPVGVLISEAVRGEGAYLINADGDRFMANYAPSRMELAPRDITSRAITYEIRAGRGINADGSPGGQFVYLDLRHMGKEKIMSRVPFCWEEAHRLVGVDAVTQPMPVRPTIHYCMGGIPVNTDGQVRSSADNLVEGFFAAGESACVSVHGANRLGSNSLLECVVYGKRTGASIARYVQNRKLPSVDEQSYITEAKQEVQSLLDQSGKYRINQIRQQFQDTMTQFCGVFRTSELMGEGLEKIGEIEKQYSQIYLDDKGSCWNTELVEALELRSLMVVGQTILTSALNRQESRGAHFREDFANRDDGNFLKHTMAYYSPGGIDIQYMPVVVNMFEPKERKY; translated from the coding sequence ATGTTAGAGCATGATGTAATTATTGTTGGTGGTGGTTTAGCTGGATGCCAGGCGGCGTTAGAAATTGCTAGGACTGATCCGAGTTTAAAGGTGGCAGTAGTTGCTAAAACCCATCCGATTCGTTCCCACTCTGTGGCTGCCCAAGGGGGGATGGCGGCATCTTTGAAAAATGTTGATCCTGAAGATAGTTGGGAAGCACACGCTTTTGATACTGTGAAGGGTTCTGATTATTTGGCAGATCAAGACGCTGTAGCTATTCTCACCCAAGAAGCGCCAGATGTGGTGATTGATTTAGAACATTTGGGAGTTTTATTTTCCCGTTTACCTGATGGCAGAATTGCCCAACGGGCTTTTGGTGGCCATTCCCACAACCGCACCTGTTACGCAGCAGATAAAACTGGTCATGCTATTTTACATGAATTGGTAAATAACTTACGACATCATGGTGTGCAAATTTACCAAGAGTGGTATGTAATGCGCCTGATATTAGAAGATGGCCAGGCTAAAGGTTTGGTAATGTTTCACTTGTTAGATGGACATATTGAAGTGGTGCGGGCTAAAGCCGTGATGTTTGCAACGGGGGGATATGGTCGCGTTTATAACACTACATCTAATGATTATGCTTGCACTGGTGACGGTTTGGCGATGACAGCGATGGCTGGTTTACCGTTGGAAGATATGGAATTTGTCCAGTTTCATCCCACTGGGTTGTATCCGGTGGGGGTATTGATTTCCGAAGCTGTGCGGGGGGAAGGTGCTTATTTAATCAATGCTGATGGCGATCGCTTCATGGCTAATTATGCCCCCAGCCGGATGGAATTAGCACCTCGTGATATTACTTCCAGGGCAATCACTTACGAAATTCGCGCAGGTAGAGGTATAAATGCTGATGGTAGTCCTGGAGGTCAGTTTGTATACTTGGATCTGCGCCACATGGGTAAAGAAAAAATCATGAGTCGTGTTCCTTTTTGTTGGGAAGAAGCACACCGTTTGGTAGGTGTGGATGCTGTCACCCAACCTATGCCAGTACGTCCTACCATTCATTATTGTATGGGTGGTATACCAGTGAATACTGATGGACAAGTCCGCAGCAGTGCAGATAATTTAGTGGAAGGCTTTTTTGCAGCTGGAGAAAGTGCCTGTGTTTCCGTTCATGGTGCAAATCGTCTCGGTAGTAATTCGCTGTTGGAATGTGTTGTTTACGGCAAGCGAACTGGGGCAAGTATAGCCAGATATGTGCAAAACCGCAAATTACCATCTGTGGATGAGCAGAGTTATATTACCGAAGCAAAACAAGAAGTTCAAAGTTTATTAGATCAAAGTGGAAAATATCGAATTAATCAAATTCGCCAACAATTTCAAGACACAATGACACAATTTTGTGGAGTATTTAGAACATCAGAATTAATGGGTGAAGGGTTGGAGAAAATAGGAGAAATAGAAAAACAATATTCACAGATTTATTTAGATGATAAAGGCAGTTGTTGGAATACAGAATTAGTAGAAGCTTTAGAATTAAGAAGTTTAATGGTGGTAGGACAGACAATTTTAACATCTGCTTTAAATCGTCAAGAAAGTAGAGGCGCACATTTTCGGGAAGATTTTGCAAATCGGGATGATGGTAATTTCTTGAAACATACAATGGCTTATTATTCACCTGGGGGAATTGATATTCAATATATGCCGGTGGTGGTGAATATGTTTGAGCCGAAGGAGAGGAAGTATTAA